From the Papaver somniferum cultivar HN1 chromosome 2, ASM357369v1, whole genome shotgun sequence genome, the window AGTACCGACCACAGACTCATGTGCTTCACCTGTCTTTGTGAGAGCACCTACTGAAAAAAGGATTGGCTAGCTTTATTGTTGGTTTTCTTATTAAATATATATCTCAGCTATCGTCTCGAATACTGGTGCTGCTGTAATTGAGTGTAGAGCTGTTGATGCGGAACCAGGATGAGATAATCAAGTCTGGTTGGTAGTTGAGTGTCAGAATTACAGTTGATAATGGTGCTGCTGGTAGTTGAGTCCCGGACTAGGAatagagcatggtagttgagtgTCAGAATTCACTAATCGACATTGAATATTAAATAATGACGGCGTCAAcggagatttcatcaacaaatgtATGAAAAGACTGACTATCTTATTTACTCATATTTTCTACCATTTTATTTAATGAGAAAAGTCGTACGACTTTAGTACAATGATGAACATTGCAAAGAAGAATGCAAGCAATAAGGAGCAGTCAAGTTAGTTCTTAAATTTCACAAACTGTTTTTCAGTTCACGAACTTGagaaaataatgatccaaaagatGATTGACGCGGGTGATCTAAAGCAGTACGTTCAGAAAGCAGAAACCGAAGACAGGGAAAAATGAAGCAAGCAAGTCTAGCTACCTGAGGGAAACCGGACACTCAATACCATTTCATTCTCCGAACCCAATGGACCATCTCTAACTGCCCAGATAGGAAAAATATTGAGAAAGAAATTTGAGGACTACTGCGAACTGTACAAGATCGACGGGGTCGAAGTTGATGAGCACGAGGAATGGATGAACGCACAAGTGGtgttcgatgctgaagatatcggaGAAGACATGGAGGACCACAACGATCCTTTAGTTCTCATCACTTTGACAATAGCGGGATGTAACATCAGGAAGATCTTGATAGATGGTGGAAGCTCCGTCAATATtttgttctatgacacgttcaaacgaaTGGAATTGAATGATGAGCAACTGATGTCCTTTTATTATACCATCTATGGATTCAACGGTGAACCAACGAAGCCCCTGGGAGACATTCTACTAGAAATGGAAGCAAGACCAATGAAGGTTGAGATCCGATTCAGTGTGGTAGACGCtccccctacaatgccatcatgGGACGTAGGTGGTTCCATAAGCTCAAAGGATTAGCTGCAACATATCACCAATACCTTAGATTCCCGACacccgaaggggtaatggaaatcaaaggagatTAGGTCATCGCCCAGGAATATCAAGCTTTACAAGACCAACTCAATAATGAACAAGAGGAGCAGTGGAAGTCCCGAAGAAGTAAAAACAAGACAACTACCAAGgaaaaagcaattgacctttatcTCGAAGAAATCTCAGGAAAAAGTTTGGCAAAGGAAAGTATCATTCTAAATACCGAAGCATGGACCTCCGCAGCTAAGGGGGCTGAAGAGCTTACCAAATagaaattaaagaacgtccctctCCTAGGGGATCCCAAGCCTACATTCACACCTATAGATCCCACGAAGGAGATCAATATAGGGACCAAAGAAAatccgaagatgatcaagataggtACTCTGATGGACAAGGAACAAGAGATGGCTCTAATCAAGCTATTAATAGAGTACGCGCACATATTTGCATGGAAACTAGGAGACATGCCAGGAATCGATCCGaagataatccaacacgagctccGTATAAAGCCAGGAACGACTCCATTTAGGAAGAAGGTACGAAAAGTGGCACCAGAATACCATCAGGTGATCGAGAAAGAGCTTCGCAAGCTGTTGGAAGCGGGATTCATCAAGGAAGTGAAGTACCCAACCTGGAtttcgaacatggtcatcgtgcCAAAGAAGAACggaggagtaaggatatgcatcgacttcaccaacctcaataaagcGTGCCCAAAGGACAGTTATCCACTCCTGAGCATTGACCAATTGGTAGAAGCtgtcgaaggatacgaagaactgtcATTTATGGATGGACACTCTGGTTACAACCAGGTGGCTTTGGCAGAAGATGGTCAACAACATACAGCGTtttacaccccgcatggcctctGTTGTTATACacgaatgccctttggactgaggaacgcaggggaaacataccagagAATGGTTGATACCACTTCAAACCATGGATCGGGAATGCTCTAGAAGTTTATGtcgatgacatgctcgtcaagagtAAGCTGAGCAAAGATCACCATCAAGACTTGAGGGATATCTTCGATGCCATGAGGAAGCACTACATGAAAGTAAATCTGGAAAAATGTACGTTCACATCGGGGAAGTTGCTAGGATATCTGGTAACGAAGAGGGGCATCGAGGTCAATCCTGATAAGATTCAATCCATCGTGGAAATGGCATCACCAAAGAATCTTAAGGAGGTCCAGAAACTCAACGGATCACTAGCAGCACTAGGGAGATTCATCGCCAGATCATCAAAAAAATGTAAGCACTTCTTCAACACCCTCaagaaaggaagtaaattcacatgGACCGCTGAACGTGAAGAAGCCTTTCGGAAGATTAAGGAGTACCTAGCCACGATCTCGATCCTCCAGAAGCCCGATACTGATGAAGTACTGGccctgtacatagcagcgaccgAAGATGCAGTCAGTGCAGTACTAGTTAAGACCAACACAAAGGTCGAACAACCAATCTACTACGTCAGCAAGACTCTCAACCCGGCAGAAAGAAATTACACGAAGATAGATCAACTCATACTAGCATTAGTATGGGAAACACggaagctgagaacctattttcTAACCCATTATGTTCGCATCCCTTGTAAGGCACCGCTGGAAGCCGTTCTCAAAACGCTGGAAAAGTGGGAAGAATAGCGAAATGGAATACTCATCTTGATCAATTCAACATAATCCACGAGATCCAAATTGCATAGAAGTCCCAAGTCCTGGCAGACTTTTTAGCATACCTACCCTTTGACAATGATGAAGAAGTAAAGGACATCCCAGAAGCAGTAGAGGAAAATAAAGATCCGATCGACATACTTGATCCATCAAGCCAAAGACggtgggaagtcttcgttgacaGATCAAGGAACAGAGAAGGAGCAGGCATAGGCATCgtgatcaccaccccaactggagacaGAATTGTGCATGCACTAAGACTAgagttcaaggggcataccaacaacattgtggaATACAAAGTCGTGGTGCATGCTCTTCggttaataatagagatgggaatAACAGACGTATGCCTGACTAGTGATTCGCAATTAGTAATCCTCTAGGTGGAGCTGGAATATAATATTTATGATGAGACcccaacatcaaattccgacatctATGTAGAAGAGACTTTAGGCATGCCGACGCCCTCGCATACATTTCATCAATGCTAAGAGACGAAAACATCAAGGCCATCAAGATAACAAGAGTATACGAACCTTCGATTACTCCACAACAATCCTTCGCTACCAATCGTGAAGACGATGTAGGGGAGGATATAAAAGATGATGTTGTGGAAGATATCAACAATGATTTCGACGAAGAAGAAATCTtatcaagagcaaatcaagacgaagacttcaccAACGAAGAAGATTGGAGAACCGAAATCCACCTGTTCCTTGAAGAAGGAACGTTGCCTGCAGACCTGAAGCAAGATCGAAAGATACAATCGAAGGCAGgtagatatgatcttcgggacgGAATCCTTTACAAGAAGTCTTTCCTCATACCACTATTAAAATTTCTATCCAGGAAATAGGGTCATCGTATCCTAAACGACAACCATTACGGTGACGTAGGCAACCACAGCGGAATGATATCATTATCTGATAAAGCTAAGATGCAAGGGTATTACTGGCCAACGATGATACGAGATGCCGCCAGGATGTCTCGAAGATGCGAAGAGTGTCAGCGTTTCGCTAAGAGAATCCACGCCCCAGCAACAAAGCTAAATTCCGTAGACATCCCATgaccattctcaaaatgggggaTTGATATTGTTGGACCCCTGATCGAAGGGTCATAGAAAAGACTATTCTTGATCGTAGCCACGGATTACTTTAGCAAGTGGGTAGAGGCCAAAGACTTGTCCAGGATCAGAGATGTAGACGTTTTTAcattcatctttcaaaacatcaTCTGCCGGTTCGGCATTCCTGCAGAAATTGTTTCCGACAACAGTAAACAGCTACAAGGAAATAACATAAACATGTTGTTTGATACCTTCAAGATTAGGAAGAATAAATCAACTCCCATCTACCCCCAAAGCAACGGCCAGGccgaagcaacaaacaaaactctGGCTCTCATCCTCAAGAAGTCGTTGGATGAACACAAGAGCCAATAGTGTGAACAACTGCATAATGTGCTATGGGTATACCGAACCGCATGCAGATCCGCCACCGGTGAATCTTCGTTCCTCCTTACCTATGGAGCCGAAGATGTCATTCCTACAGAAatcatcatgccaaccacaaagaatGAATCTTGGAAGAAGACCTCACAGCGGATATGATGCTGGAAAGGCTCGACGACCTAGAAGAACGAAGGGAGACAACGTTACAATGAATTGAGAAATATCAACGACGGTTAGCTAGAGAATACAACAAGAAAGTTAAGCTTaggaattttgtagaagggcagtatgtgctaagaactatACTGCAATATCAGCGAGAGAAAAAGTGgggcaaattagcaccaacatggggaggGCCATTCATCATACATGACATCGCGGGGAATGGATCCTATTACCTACGTAATCTAAAATACGAGTCCTaaggcacccttggaatgcaaaatACCTCATGCCATACTACCCATGAAGCAATGCAGTTGTGCACATGCatgaagagtaccagaagaagaagaaactagcATATCAGcttgacatgtttctatctctggacgggGAGTAGCATACCTCACCACATCAATCAAAAGTAAGTCTTATCCTTCACAATTATACTATTGGGGAAAAGTAATTACATAcgatctctcgggactcccctatcagtgtctatgagtatACGACCAGGGGGAAGGATTCCagtagaaagagatacccaaccaaccaATAAGTCAGCGGATCGGaagaatgggtgcatgtaaatagtTCAACAATGCACCAGATATCTGAGAACGCTGCACTAACCCCCACCTTTCGGTAATCCTCTGTACCAGGGTTAgccaacggggtgacaggtccaaagtCAATAACGAAGGTATCTCCCTTCGTTATTGATATCAAATAATTTTCATTACTTATTCATTTCTCAACATTTGGATATGCTCGTTATCTAAAAAATTACATGAACTAATAATGCAGGTGATCATAAGAGAACATATTCCAACAAATGTTGATCCATTTCAggaaagttgattacaagttagGGGAAACTGAACAAGAAATACATAAAATACACAAAAAATGGCCCGAAGCCAAGTAATCAACAAATATCAACCCATTACGACAAACAAAGGAACCTACTTCCCCTTGGGAGGCTCTACATGATCAGATGGGCTCTTCCTCTGAGACGAAGGGACACTTCCTCCCGAAGAAGGATCGGAAGCATAAGTCATAGGTTCAGGTACAGGGCGACGAGGATATTTCTTGATGATACCATGGTCCTTCAGAAGGCCTTGCTCAATATTGGTCAACGTCTTGTTGATCTCCTCGGCAAGTTGACGACGAGCTGTGTGTGCAATAACAATGGTCTTGAGCTCAGACTTCGACAATGAAGACTTCAATTGAGATACTTCCTTAGCTGCCTCCTTTGCTGCTTCGTCCTGAGATCCATCCAGCCCTTCATAATACTGAGCTTGACCCTGCTGGTGCACTAAGTCAGATTGATCCTTTTCAAGCCTTTCATTTGCAAGGCTAAGCTGTCCCCGAGCTCTGAAAAATAAAGTACAAATGAGTTAGAAGATCAAAATGAGGAAAGTGCTCACGACCAAACAAatatataccttcgacattagccgaagctatttcatattcatttACTACAGCGTCCCGGGCATCATCAACAAAATCATACTCGTCGGAAATTTTCTTATAATCAAATCGAAGATTCGTGAGAGCAAACTGACACTCATCAACTCTACCTGATTCATGGAGTCTAAATttcgaaggtggttgacttcgttatTCATCTCTTCTATCCCTTTGGTAAGCCTGTACATATTAATCTCAAGATCTTTCTCGGAGTCCACTAAACGAGCGACATCGGCACGAGAAGCATCTAAAGCATTACTAAGGGCACGAGCCTCAGCTCTGGCTTCGTCCCTCTCCCGAACAACCCGCTGTATATAATCCCGAACCTCAGGATCATGAGATGAACGAGCTAGATGCAGCTCCTCTTCCAAGTTTGCTACCTTGGTTTCTAGACGAGAAATACTCTCACGGGCTTCGTTTAGATTTTTTTGGGTTCACTATAAGGTCCCATTGAACTGTTGGCGATCGACATTATAACAGTTTTGCATGTCAACCACCTGCTTCCGTTGCTGTCTATAATGAGCCATAAGTTTATTGTGCTCATCTGCCCGAGCATTCCACTTATtagccttttttttttattttctccaCTAATTCCTTAATTCGAGAAGCTTGGCGAGTCCTCTCATTCCGAAGCCATGCTAACTCTCGGATATCAACCACTGAAGATAGGGCCGGGAGACTCAGACAGCACACTAAGAAGACAAAAGAGAGATACGAAGGGAAGAAAAAAGACGAACACAAACCTTTAAAAGACGAAGCATCTTTATGGGCCTTCTCCAGCTCGCTACGAACGAGAGCCAGTTCCGTACGAAGGTTCTCTTCGTTAGCACCTAGCTGCTCTTTCCCCTTCAAACGATTCTTCAACTCCAAAATCTCTTTATCCTTAGCAGCAATAAGAGCCTCAGTAGAAATCAGCTCCTCCTTCCTATGACGTAACGTACCCTCCAGCTTAAAAGCCTTCGTCTTGAAAAACTGATATAGAGTATGATTGCAGTGCTCACTCCTCACCAGCCGTGTAAGAAACGATCGCATAAAAATCACTAGGAAGTGAATATCAGGTCCCACAACTTAATATTTGCGATCACCTACCTCGAGCATACGTTGTTGAGGATAACAATACTGATACCCGTCGGCTATAGTCATCATCCGAGCAATAGAAGAAGGAGGATCCACAAAAAGTCTAGAAGAGGTGGCCCCTAGATCTTTCTCCCAAGCCTCAAAAACCTCGTCATAGGATGCCATTTGCATTTTTCAATGAGTAAAGGCATCAAAATCTTTCTCACCAGGTATCACAGAGGCAGGATTGGACACGAACATTAAGCCCTTATTCATCAGTCAATCACAGGTTGCATCATCTCCATCGTGCATCACAACCCTCTCAAATCTATCGGAAGATGCACTAGCAGAGGCCACATCACCGACAGTGACTCCAGGACTAATGACATTCTCCGTGGCCTTGGTCTCCTTAGCAGCACGAACCTCAACATCTTCACCTTCAAAACTCCCATTTTCCTTAGCTATTTTCTCACATTCTCCCCCCGCAAGAACATCCCAGTCATCGTTGGGTAAGAGTATAGAGCAATCCTAAGTCATCCCCATAGCAGCGGCCATATAGATCGGGTCTCC encodes:
- the LOC113351569 gene encoding uncharacterized protein LOC113351569, producing MNAQVVFDAEDIGEDMEDHNDPLVLITLTIAGCNIRKILIDGGSSVNILFYDTFKRMELNDEQLMSFYYTIYGFNGEPTKPLGDILLEMEARPMKVEIRFSVVDAPPTMPSWDVGGSISSKD